The proteins below come from a single Natrinema sp. SYSU A 869 genomic window:
- a CDS encoding glycoside hydrolase family 3 N-terminal domain-containing protein translates to MSGDRPSKSESGTVDESRRTFMKATGAATAASAVGVGTTAVAADRNGTDVDDMIENLTLEQKVGQMTQVAIDEPEEGFDPDDPYTTHDDVDTIGELFTEYHLGSIINGGASGPTWDGEEFVAGLNGLQQYAVENTDHGIPFLWGGDALHGNTLLDGCTSFPQRLNMGATRDVDLVEAAATHTGNEIAAMGGHWIFGPTVDVLRDMRWGRYFEGHSEDSMLLGELGKARARGFQRTGRVAATVKHFAGYGTPNTGKDRAHARTSMRDFRTRQLPAYERALEEAETVMVNSGAVNGKPAHVSQWLLTQVLRERYGFDGVVLTDWDDFDRLLSNHEYLPDTAEGWREAVKQGLEAGIDMHMCGGETPPTDFIETTIDLVVSGEIAEERIDESVRRILELKRDLGLFARPYVPEDEISDLVGGSRDVSERLAKESLVLLENEDDVLPLEGSDDVLLTGPGVEEGTPNRFLMQHGGWTLGWQGIEDGTLTEDGPRPRQNTIAGELSDRLGEQFTHVPTEFEAAPYESIYENFDNGFFDVTDEQKAAVVDAADAADAVVVVLGEGPHNEGFGDRDKMRLPEAQRDLVELVAEETDDDVPLVGVIVAGSPRGTDETFDRLDAALFAGQPGSDTGVAVTDTLFGDYNPSGRLPFTWEANVGHVPLFYDDYPPRQSIGAAGGMVQYEFGHGLSYTGWEYSELSLSRDTVGNPARNPSVTARVTVENTGEMAGEHIVEVYNTEFYGSVLQPQRRLMGFERVDLRAGESSTVDIELDLSTLEVVPGDVPGNRAKVVEAGGYELSVGDETTTLTVANTASITDPEPVPGRYDIDGNGSEDFEDVMTLYRRLKRRGDAGKRSSPRTYR, encoded by the coding sequence ATGTCTGGCGATAGACCATCGAAATCAGAATCGGGAACAGTCGACGAATCGCGGCGGACGTTCATGAAGGCGACTGGGGCAGCGACGGCGGCGTCCGCGGTCGGCGTCGGCACAACGGCCGTCGCGGCCGACCGCAACGGGACGGACGTCGACGATATGATCGAGAACCTGACCCTCGAGCAGAAGGTAGGACAGATGACCCAGGTTGCGATCGACGAACCGGAGGAGGGGTTCGATCCGGACGATCCGTACACCACTCACGATGACGTCGATACCATCGGCGAGCTGTTCACGGAGTACCATCTCGGCTCGATCATCAACGGGGGCGCGTCGGGCCCGACGTGGGACGGCGAGGAGTTCGTCGCGGGACTCAACGGGCTCCAGCAGTACGCCGTTGAGAACACGGACCACGGAATTCCGTTCCTCTGGGGTGGCGACGCACTCCACGGGAACACCTTGCTCGACGGCTGTACGAGCTTCCCACAGCGGCTCAACATGGGTGCGACCCGCGACGTCGATCTGGTCGAGGCGGCGGCGACCCATACCGGGAATGAGATCGCGGCAATGGGTGGGCATTGGATCTTTGGACCGACGGTTGACGTGCTCCGCGACATGCGCTGGGGGCGGTACTTCGAGGGCCACAGCGAGGACTCGATGCTGTTGGGTGAACTGGGGAAGGCGCGAGCGCGTGGGTTCCAGCGGACTGGTCGCGTCGCCGCGACGGTTAAACACTTCGCCGGCTACGGGACGCCCAACACCGGCAAGGATCGCGCTCACGCCCGCACGTCGATGCGCGATTTCCGCACCAGACAGCTTCCGGCCTACGAGCGAGCACTCGAGGAAGCCGAGACGGTGATGGTCAACAGTGGGGCGGTCAACGGAAAACCCGCTCACGTCTCGCAGTGGCTGCTGACGCAGGTGCTGCGGGAGCGATACGGGTTCGATGGCGTCGTCCTCACCGACTGGGACGACTTCGATCGACTGCTCTCCAACCACGAGTACCTGCCCGATACGGCGGAGGGCTGGCGCGAGGCGGTCAAGCAGGGACTCGAGGCCGGTATCGATATGCACATGTGTGGCGGGGAGACGCCGCCGACAGACTTCATCGAGACGACGATCGATCTCGTCGTGAGCGGCGAGATCGCCGAGGAACGCATTGATGAGTCGGTCCGTCGCATTCTCGAGCTTAAGCGCGACCTCGGTCTGTTCGCTCGGCCCTACGTCCCCGAGGACGAGATCAGTGATCTCGTCGGCGGTTCACGGGACGTCTCCGAGCGACTCGCCAAGGAATCGCTAGTCCTGTTGGAGAACGAGGACGACGTTCTGCCGCTCGAGGGGTCGGACGATGTGCTGTTGACCGGCCCCGGAGTCGAGGAGGGGACGCCGAATCGATTCCTGATGCAACACGGGGGCTGGACGCTCGGCTGGCAAGGGATCGAGGACGGTACCCTGACCGAAGACGGGCCGCGGCCGCGTCAGAACACGATCGCAGGCGAGCTCTCGGATCGACTCGGCGAGCAGTTCACCCACGTGCCGACTGAGTTCGAGGCCGCGCCCTACGAGAGCATCTACGAGAACTTCGATAACGGGTTCTTCGACGTCACTGACGAGCAGAAAGCGGCGGTCGTCGACGCTGCCGACGCGGCCGACGCCGTCGTCGTCGTACTCGGCGAGGGCCCGCACAACGAGGGCTTCGGCGATCGCGACAAGATGCGTCTCCCCGAGGCACAGCGGGACCTCGTGGAACTGGTCGCCGAGGAAACCGACGACGACGTTCCGCTCGTCGGTGTGATCGTCGCCGGGAGTCCGCGCGGGACCGACGAGACGTTCGACCGCCTCGACGCCGCCCTGTTCGCCGGCCAGCCCGGCAGCGACACCGGCGTCGCGGTCACTGACACGCTGTTCGGCGACTACAACCCCTCGGGACGGCTCCCGTTCACCTGGGAAGCCAACGTCGGCCATGTCCCCCTCTTCTATGACGACTATCCGCCGCGCCAGTCCATCGGTGCGGCGGGTGGGATGGTCCAGTACGAGTTCGGACACGGCCTCTCTTACACCGGTTGGGAGTACTCGGAGCTCTCGCTCTCGCGGGACACTGTCGGCAATCCCGCTCGGAACCCGTCCGTTACGGCTCGAGTTACCGTCGAGAACACCGGCGAGATGGCCGGCGAACACATCGTCGAAGTGTACAACACCGAGTTCTACGGGTCGGTGCTTCAGCCCCAGCGCCGGCTGATGGGCTTCGAGCGAGTCGATCTCCGTGCCGGTGAATCTTCGACCGTCGACATCGAACTCGACCTCTCGACGCTCGAGGTCGTCCCCGGCGACGTACCCGGAAACCGGGCCAAAGTGGTCGAAGCCGGTGGGTACGAACTCTCGGTCGGCGACGAGACGACGACACTGACCGTCGCGAACACGGCGTCGATCACGGACCCTGAGCCGGTCCCCGGCCGGTACGACATCGACGGAAACGGCAGCGAGGACTTCGAGGACGTCATGACACTCTACCGCCGGCTCAAACGACGCGGTGACGCCGGGAAGCGTTCCTCTCCGCGAACGTACCGCTGA
- a CDS encoding TrmB family transcriptional regulator, with product MDGDELTAILEDAGLSPYQADAFVTLLGLGSASATDIAGASDVPDPRIYDVLRGLEEKGYIETYEQDSLHARAHDPADVLADLRSRANRFETAADEIEDRWSRPDLEEHKVSIVKRLDTVLTRADELIRAADNQVQIGLTPAQFRDLSDALTSAHESGVDVKICLFPEMATDPDIPSAEELASTCTEARYRTLPSPLVALIDRSWTCFSPHGDSTNEYGVIVNDRTHTYVFHWYFLTCLWEIHDSIYSARGDEPPITYVDLRQCLRDVEPLLKDGVTIEATVYGFETDTGREVTQRGTITDVTYTGHSTGEEQETPLFHLAGKASLTLATDDGTYTVGGWGAMLEDYEATRITIEALD from the coding sequence ATGGACGGTGACGAACTGACTGCGATTCTCGAGGATGCGGGACTCTCACCGTATCAAGCAGACGCGTTCGTCACCCTGCTGGGGCTCGGGTCGGCATCAGCGACCGACATCGCGGGGGCCAGTGACGTCCCCGATCCGCGGATCTACGACGTCCTGCGGGGGCTCGAGGAGAAGGGGTACATCGAGACCTACGAGCAGGACAGCCTCCATGCTCGCGCACACGATCCGGCGGACGTGCTGGCCGACCTCCGGTCGCGGGCGAACCGCTTCGAGACGGCGGCCGACGAAATCGAGGACCGTTGGAGTCGACCGGATCTCGAGGAGCACAAGGTGAGCATTGTCAAGCGCCTCGATACGGTCCTGACGCGGGCCGACGAGTTGATCCGTGCGGCCGATAATCAGGTTCAGATCGGGCTGACGCCCGCGCAGTTCCGTGACCTCTCGGACGCGTTGACGTCGGCCCACGAGTCGGGTGTCGATGTCAAGATCTGTCTGTTTCCGGAGATGGCCACGGACCCCGACATTCCGTCGGCGGAGGAACTGGCAAGCACCTGCACCGAAGCGCGGTATCGAACACTTCCCTCGCCGCTCGTGGCACTCATCGACCGCTCGTGGACCTGCTTTTCTCCCCACGGCGACTCGACGAACGAGTACGGCGTCATCGTCAACGATCGAACGCACACGTACGTCTTCCACTGGTACTTCCTCACTTGTCTCTGGGAGATCCACGACTCGATATACTCGGCTCGAGGGGACGAGCCACCGATCACGTACGTCGACCTCCGACAGTGTCTCCGGGACGTCGAACCGCTGCTCAAGGACGGGGTGACGATTGAAGCCACCGTCTACGGGTTCGAGACGGACACGGGCCGCGAGGTGACACAGCGGGGAACGATCACCGATGTCACTTATACGGGTCACTCGACGGGCGAGGAGCAGGAGACGCCGCTCTTCCACCTCGCGGGAAAGGCCTCGCTGACGCTCGCGACCGACGACGGAACGTACACCGTCGGGGGCTGGGGTGCGATGCTCGAGGACTACGAAGCGACGCGGATCACAATCGAAGCGCTCGACTGA
- a CDS encoding substrate-binding domain-containing protein yields the protein MSDNHSHSGDGTNSSVSRRTFVKAAGASGATVGLAGCIYGDEASSDAVVWGFDPNAADAVGDEIVDLVQESGADGVDIDLRAGDEDTGARRDTYTNLLGADETQPDLFLMDNGWVNVFIQRGYVANLSDELDDDELSTVEDEYFESFTATARDPGTDDLYGVPMFPDYPTMQYRKDYARAAGYDESDFDQWATEPMTWQEWAEVTEEIVTASDASYGLATQWDQYEGTACCTWNEVMSSFGGAYFGGRDNLFGTVGERDVTVDEPEFVEGLRMMRTFVADEADEHTLEDEYPLGLATSDITSWTEEDAREAILEGEAVMQRNWPYAINMNVDEADDPVPVEDYGAMPIPYGVTEDEAAQPGTGGTTAALGGWHLVLNPNSERKEEALEVIRATMTDEFNLGMFDLWGWIPPKPALFDADEVEQAEPMGNYMDTLRVAGESAMPRPVTTVWTNQSSRIAEEVNLAVAGDKVPDQAAADLQDGLEDIEAQG from the coding sequence ATGAGTGATAACCACTCACATTCGGGTGACGGTACCAACTCGAGCGTCTCGCGGCGGACGTTCGTCAAAGCAGCGGGTGCGAGCGGGGCGACGGTCGGACTCGCCGGGTGTATCTACGGCGACGAGGCGTCTTCGGACGCCGTCGTCTGGGGCTTCGACCCGAACGCCGCGGACGCGGTCGGCGACGAGATCGTCGATCTGGTCCAGGAGAGCGGGGCCGACGGGGTCGACATCGACCTGCGAGCCGGCGACGAGGACACGGGTGCTCGACGGGACACGTACACGAACCTGCTGGGGGCCGACGAGACCCAACCCGACCTGTTCCTGATGGACAACGGGTGGGTGAACGTCTTCATCCAGCGCGGGTACGTCGCGAACCTGAGCGATGAACTTGACGATGACGAACTCTCGACGGTCGAGGACGAGTACTTCGAGTCGTTCACCGCGACGGCTCGCGACCCGGGTACCGACGATCTGTACGGCGTTCCGATGTTCCCGGACTACCCGACGATGCAGTACCGCAAGGACTACGCGCGGGCGGCCGGCTACGACGAGAGCGACTTCGACCAGTGGGCGACCGAGCCGATGACCTGGCAGGAGTGGGCCGAGGTCACCGAGGAGATCGTCACGGCCTCCGATGCGAGCTACGGGCTCGCGACCCAGTGGGATCAGTACGAGGGCACGGCCTGTTGTACGTGGAACGAGGTCATGTCCTCGTTCGGCGGCGCGTACTTCGGTGGGCGGGACAACCTGTTCGGAACGGTCGGCGAACGAGACGTTACCGTCGACGAACCGGAGTTCGTCGAGGGGCTGCGGATGATGCGCACGTTCGTCGCCGACGAAGCGGACGAACACACGCTCGAGGATGAGTACCCGCTCGGGCTCGCCACGTCGGATATCACCTCTTGGACGGAAGAGGACGCCCGCGAGGCCATCCTCGAGGGCGAAGCGGTCATGCAGCGCAACTGGCCGTACGCCATCAACATGAACGTCGACGAGGCCGACGACCCGGTCCCTGTCGAAGACTACGGCGCGATGCCGATCCCCTACGGCGTGACCGAGGACGAGGCCGCCCAGCCCGGCACCGGCGGGACGACGGCCGCGCTCGGCGGCTGGCACCTCGTACTCAACCCCAACTCCGAACGCAAGGAGGAGGCGCTCGAGGTCATCCGCGCCACGATGACCGACGAGTTCAACCTCGGCATGTTCGACCTCTGGGGCTGGATCCCGCCGAAGCCGGCCCTGTTCGACGCCGACGAGGTCGAACAGGCCGAGCCGATGGGCAATTACATGGACACGCTCCGCGTCGCTGGTGAGAGCGCGATGCCGCGTCCCGTGACGACCGTCTGGACGAACCAGTCGAGTCGCATCGCCGAAGAAGTCAACCTCGCCGTCGCCGGGGACAAGGTGCCGGATCAGGCCGCCGCTGACCTTCAGGACGGACTCGAGGACATCGAAGCGCAAGGATGA
- a CDS encoding sugar ABC transporter permease has product MSTEDQTTGPARRSNRSGPIVAITRWMENLGETGFAYLLLAPVFLLLGAVALYPLLRTFELSLYQNVLTDSEFIGIENYVQLFTGKADPQFPGTTTFLPGVSTSGSFPFVHFDGLLRSALAVTIIFTVVSVFFETLIGFGQALVLDQDFRGRRWVRAAIIIPWAIPIVIQGMMFFLMFHPSAGFLTEPLANLGLVQLDNTLNDPVSSLFIITAADIWKTSAFMALLILAGLQSIDRGLYDVAEVAGASKWQQFKLITFPLVLPTLGIAILFRTIDAMRIFGLIDSVSGCTTVPSLSCMVVSTFNTNRGMAAAIAFVTAGIIAIAVLGVIYQQYKEGF; this is encoded by the coding sequence ATGAGCACCGAAGACCAGACGACTGGTCCCGCGAGGCGATCGAACCGCTCGGGACCGATCGTCGCGATCACGCGCTGGATGGAGAACCTCGGCGAGACCGGGTTCGCGTACCTGCTGTTAGCGCCGGTGTTTCTCCTGTTGGGTGCGGTCGCGCTGTATCCGCTCTTGCGGACGTTCGAGCTGTCGCTGTATCAGAACGTGCTCACAGATTCGGAGTTCATCGGGATCGAGAACTACGTGCAGTTGTTCACCGGCAAGGCTGACCCGCAGTTCCCCGGGACGACTACGTTCCTCCCCGGCGTCAGCACCAGCGGGAGCTTCCCGTTCGTCCACTTCGACGGGCTGCTCCGGAGCGCGCTCGCGGTGACGATCATCTTCACTGTCGTGAGCGTCTTCTTCGAGACGCTCATCGGCTTCGGACAGGCGCTGGTGCTCGACCAAGACTTCCGCGGCCGCCGATGGGTCCGCGCCGCGATCATCATCCCGTGGGCCATCCCGATCGTCATCCAGGGGATGATGTTCTTCCTGATGTTCCATCCCTCGGCCGGGTTCCTGACCGAACCGCTCGCTAATCTGGGACTCGTCCAACTGGACAACACCCTCAACGATCCCGTCAGTTCGCTGTTCATCATCACGGCCGCGGACATCTGGAAGACGTCGGCGTTCATGGCGTTGCTCATCCTCGCCGGGCTCCAGAGCATCGACCGTGGCCTCTACGATGTCGCGGAGGTCGCCGGTGCCAGCAAGTGGCAGCAGTTCAAGCTGATCACGTTCCCGCTGGTGTTGCCGACGCTCGGCATCGCGATTCTGTTCCGGACGATCGATGCGATGCGGATCTTCGGCCTCATCGACTCGGTGTCGGGCTGTACGACGGTGCCGTCGTTGTCGTGTATGGTCGTCTCGACGTTCAACACGAACCGCGGCATGGCAGCCGCGATCGCGTTCGTCACGGCGGGAATCATCGCCATCGCCGTGCTGGGCGTGATCTACCAGCAGTACAAGGAGGGATTCTGA
- a CDS encoding carbohydrate ABC transporter permease has product MATTTDPAPEPTEMDDENAGPLERWTSGVISDPDKRGRLYRALFYVVTAFFLVTTLFPFYWLLVLALTPSSEITRGGWDVSVPLLGEVPFPTPQGFNVAAFVEVFQQVPFHLYVFNSFVLATATTIIVIVLASLAGYVFGRLEFPGRGAMMLAILAVSYFPPAAFLIPLFEAFLGNPVVVPFLGVELFEPPRLVNTPGAMIMPFSALFLPLSIFILTTFYSQIPDGLEDAARVEGTTRLGALFRVIMPLSAPGVVTAAVLTFIAVYNEYFFSSIMSLQDEPTQWSPLVGGILSYQTQYTTDFNLMAAASIVGVLPMLIIVIVAQEKIVSGLTDGALKE; this is encoded by the coding sequence ATGGCAACGACGACCGATCCCGCGCCGGAACCGACGGAGATGGACGACGAAAATGCGGGACCGCTCGAGCGCTGGACCAGCGGCGTCATCAGCGACCCGGACAAGCGCGGGCGGCTCTACAGGGCGCTGTTCTACGTCGTCACCGCGTTCTTCCTCGTGACGACGCTGTTCCCGTTCTACTGGCTTCTAGTACTGGCGCTGACGCCGAGCAGCGAGATCACGCGGGGCGGCTGGGACGTGTCCGTCCCCCTTCTCGGAGAGGTACCGTTCCCGACGCCGCAGGGGTTCAACGTCGCCGCCTTCGTGGAGGTATTCCAGCAGGTGCCGTTCCACCTCTACGTGTTCAACAGCTTCGTGCTCGCGACGGCGACGACGATCATCGTCATCGTCCTCGCGAGTCTCGCGGGCTACGTCTTCGGGCGTCTGGAGTTCCCGGGCCGCGGCGCGATGATGCTTGCCATCCTGGCGGTCTCGTACTTCCCGCCGGCGGCGTTTCTGATCCCACTGTTCGAGGCGTTCCTCGGGAACCCGGTCGTGGTCCCGTTCCTCGGCGTCGAACTGTTCGAGCCGCCGCGGCTGGTCAACACGCCGGGCGCGATGATCATGCCCTTCAGCGCGCTGTTCCTCCCGCTGTCGATCTTCATTCTCACCACCTTCTACTCGCAGATCCCGGACGGGCTCGAGGACGCGGCGCGCGTCGAGGGAACGACGCGGCTGGGCGCGCTGTTCCGCGTGATCATGCCGCTGTCGGCACCCGGCGTCGTGACCGCGGCCGTGCTGACGTTCATCGCGGTCTACAACGAGTACTTCTTCAGCTCGATCATGTCGCTGCAAGACGAGCCTACCCAGTGGTCGCCACTGGTTGGCGGCATTCTGAGCTACCAGACCCAGTACACGACGGATTTCAACCTCATGGCAGCCGCCAGCATCGTCGGCGTCCTGCCGATGTTGATCATCGTCATCGTTGCACAGGAAAAGATTGTCAGCGGACTGACCGACGGAGCACTCAAGGAGTAA
- a CDS encoding ABC transporter ATP-binding protein, whose translation MARVRLDNVTKRYEDIVAVDDMNLEIEDGEFVCLVGPSGCGKSTTMETIAGLTKPTEGTIRIGDTDVTRLPPKDRGVAMVFQNIALFPHMDVYDNISFGLRLRKYDTEEIDRRVDRASDVVQLEGMLDRMPDELSGGQQQRVAIARAIVREPAVFLMDEPLANLDAKLRVHMRTELQRLHKQLDTTIIYVTHDQAEAMTMSDRIAVINGGELQQIDPPLTCYNEPANRFVAGFIGSPSMNFVEGELTEDGLETPHFDVEFDVDGLEAASDDAVTMGVRPEDIYPVSTADSPASASAAIDVTTDVLEPMGDEIFVYLSLDGSSGGMMTSGEASTASNQLLMSVNPDSTIAEDDRVRVELDRSKVHLFETASGDAIAHGVAELSDSADLPGPEAESARAEADSGGTHE comes from the coding sequence ATGGCACGAGTACGACTCGACAACGTCACGAAACGCTACGAAGACATCGTCGCCGTCGACGACATGAACCTCGAGATCGAGGACGGCGAATTCGTCTGCCTCGTCGGTCCCTCGGGATGCGGGAAATCGACGACGATGGAGACCATCGCCGGCCTCACCAAACCGACGGAGGGAACGATCCGCATCGGCGACACCGACGTCACCAGACTCCCCCCGAAAGACCGGGGCGTCGCGATGGTCTTCCAGAACATCGCGCTGTTCCCGCATATGGACGTCTACGACAACATTTCCTTCGGGCTGCGGCTCCGGAAGTACGACACGGAGGAGATCGACCGGCGCGTTGATCGCGCCTCCGACGTCGTCCAGCTCGAGGGAATGCTCGACCGGATGCCCGACGAGCTCTCAGGCGGACAACAACAGCGGGTGGCGATCGCCCGTGCGATCGTCCGCGAACCGGCCGTCTTCCTGATGGATGAGCCGCTGGCGAACTTGGACGCGAAGCTTCGCGTCCACATGCGGACCGAACTCCAGCGGCTGCACAAGCAACTCGACACGACGATCATCTACGTCACCCACGATCAGGCCGAGGCGATGACCATGTCGGATCGGATCGCCGTCATCAACGGTGGCGAACTCCAGCAGATCGATCCGCCGCTGACCTGTTACAACGAGCCGGCCAACCGGTTCGTCGCTGGCTTCATCGGCTCGCCCTCCATGAACTTCGTCGAGGGTGAGCTGACCGAGGACGGGCTGGAGACCCCCCATTTCGACGTCGAGTTCGACGTCGACGGCCTCGAGGCCGCTTCCGACGACGCCGTCACGATGGGCGTCCGTCCCGAGGACATCTACCCCGTGAGCACCGCCGACTCGCCGGCCAGCGCATCGGCAGCCATCGACGTGACTACCGATGTCCTCGAGCCGATGGGCGACGAGATCTTCGTCTATCTCTCGCTCGACGGCTCGAGCGGGGGGATGATGACGAGCGGCGAGGCCTCGACCGCGTCGAATCAACTGCTGATGAGCGTCAACCCCGACTCGACGATCGCGGAGGACGATCGGGTCAGGGTCGAACTCGATCGGTCGAAGGTGCACCTCTTCGAGACGGCGTCGGGCGACGCGATCGCCCACGGGGTCGCCGAGTTGTCGGACTCGGCCGACCTGCCGGGACCGGAGGCGGAGAGCGCGCGAGCCGAAGCGGACTCGGGAGGCACCCATGAGTGA
- a CDS encoding Gfo/Idh/MocA family oxidoreductase → MTGEYASVRTGIVGLGNIGQHHADRLVDLGVPLVGGMDIEPDARTRFADRYGVEVYDDYHDLYDAVDAVVITTPNKFHEEYAVAALERDLHVLLEKPLAHTIESAERIADAAATAKGTLKIGFNNRFLNAVKLIRNRAERGEFGEITHIEANYVRRRGVPSRGSWFTRRSVSGGGALIDLGVHAIDLSMYLLGYPAVEEVSGVTRSEFGDRDDYAYLEMWGGDSGPDGFDVDDSASAFVRCAGDRTVSLEVAWATNRPATHEFVVRGTKAAARFDLLEGDLTIHSASADGPDHLLDTTIETRENDTHTDEQRAFFDAVTTSRDSGGGIEDALTVQRIIDGIYRSSEGGYTVSLGDGKPDPQGNRERSDYSSH, encoded by the coding sequence ATGACCGGCGAGTACGCGTCCGTTCGAACCGGTATCGTCGGTCTCGGAAACATCGGGCAACACCACGCCGATCGGCTCGTCGACCTCGGCGTCCCCCTCGTCGGCGGGATGGACATCGAGCCCGACGCGCGCACCCGGTTCGCCGACCGATACGGTGTCGAAGTCTACGACGACTATCACGACCTCTACGACGCTGTTGATGCCGTCGTCATCACGACACCGAATAAGTTCCATGAGGAGTACGCCGTTGCCGCCCTCGAGCGCGATCTCCACGTCCTCCTCGAGAAACCCCTTGCGCACACGATCGAGAGCGCGGAGCGGATCGCTGACGCGGCGGCGACCGCCAAGGGAACGCTCAAGATTGGGTTCAACAACCGGTTCCTGAACGCCGTCAAACTCATCAGAAACCGGGCCGAGCGCGGCGAATTCGGCGAAATCACGCACATCGAAGCCAACTACGTCCGTCGGCGCGGCGTGCCCAGCCGCGGCTCGTGGTTCACGCGCCGATCGGTCTCCGGCGGCGGCGCGCTCATCGATCTCGGCGTCCACGCGATCGATCTCTCGATGTACCTGCTGGGCTATCCGGCCGTCGAGGAAGTCTCCGGGGTCACCCGGTCGGAGTTCGGCGATCGAGATGACTACGCCTACCTCGAGATGTGGGGCGGAGACAGCGGTCCGGACGGGTTCGACGTCGACGACTCCGCGAGCGCGTTCGTCCGCTGTGCGGGCGACCGCACGGTCTCGCTCGAGGTCGCGTGGGCGACCAACCGGCCGGCGACCCACGAGTTCGTCGTCCGCGGGACCAAAGCCGCCGCCCGATTCGATCTCCTTGAGGGCGATCTCACGATCCACTCGGCGAGCGCGGACGGCCCCGATCACCTGCTCGATACGACCATCGAAACCCGCGAGAACGACACCCACACGGACGAACAGCGGGCGTTCTTCGATGCCGTCACGACTAGCCGCGATAGCGGCGGCGGCATCGAGGACGCGCTGACCGTCCAGCGGATCATCGATGGCATCTATCGCTCGAGCGAGGGCGGATACACCGTCTCACTGGGCGACGGGAAACCTGACCCGCAGGGCAACCGCGAACGGTCGGACTATAGTAGCCACTGA
- a CDS encoding sugar phosphate isomerase/epimerase, with protein MDIGVHTPPLANESVEDALAYLSDVGVDAIEPGVGGYPGDDHLDRRAYLDDEDAQAELQQLLAEYDTRISALATHNNPLHPDEERAEEADTELREAIRLAAQLEVGTVTCFSGLPAGSPTDETPNWITAPWPSEHAEAHEYQWEVALEYWRDLAEYADDHGVDLAIEMHPNMLVYEPHGMARLREETNDRVGANVDPSHLYWQGISITDAIRYLGEREAIHHVHAKDTKIYEEQAREKGVLDTTPYDDEANRSWLFRSVGYGHDESHWKDIVSTLRMVGYDGALSIEHEDSLTGSREGLEKAVDLLERAIFRERPGDAYWAE; from the coding sequence ATGGATATCGGAGTACACACGCCACCGCTCGCGAACGAATCGGTCGAGGACGCGCTCGCATACCTCTCCGACGTCGGCGTCGACGCAATCGAACCCGGCGTCGGTGGCTATCCCGGCGACGACCACCTCGACCGTCGGGCGTACCTCGACGACGAGGACGCGCAGGCCGAATTGCAACAACTGCTCGCGGAGTACGACACGCGGATCAGCGCACTCGCGACGCATAACAACCCGCTTCATCCCGACGAGGAGCGGGCCGAGGAGGCCGATACCGAACTCCGCGAGGCGATCCGACTGGCCGCCCAACTCGAGGTCGGAACCGTGACCTGCTTCTCGGGACTGCCAGCGGGGAGTCCGACCGACGAGACGCCCAACTGGATCACCGCGCCATGGCCGTCCGAACACGCCGAGGCCCACGAGTACCAGTGGGAGGTCGCCCTCGAGTACTGGAGGGACCTCGCCGAGTACGCGGACGACCACGGCGTTGACTTGGCCATCGAGATGCATCCGAACATGCTGGTGTATGAACCCCACGGGATGGCGCGGTTGCGCGAGGAAACGAACGACCGCGTGGGGGCGAACGTCGACCCCTCGCACCTCTACTGGCAGGGCATCTCGATCACCGACGCGATCCGCTATCTGGGCGAGCGCGAGGCGATCCACCACGTTCACGCCAAGGATACTAAGATCTACGAGGAGCAGGCCCGTGAGAAGGGAGTCCTGGATACGACGCCGTATGACGACGAGGCGAACCGGTCGTGGCTCTTCCGCTCCGTGGGATACGGCCACGACGAATCTCATTGGAAGGACATCGTCTCGACGCTCCGGATGGTCGGCTACGACGGTGCCCTAAGTATCGAACACGAGGACTCGCTGACCGGTTCTCGGGAAGGCCTCGAGAAAGCGGTCGACCTCCTCGAGCGGGCGATCTTCCGGGAGCGACCGGGCGACGCGTACTGGGCCGAGTAA